In Desulfopila inferna, a single window of DNA contains:
- the surE gene encoding 5'/3'-nucleotidase SurE, with protein sequence MTTILLTNDDGFTSDGIRALFQALQQIGRVMMVAPDRDKSAVSHSLTMHRPLRVKHMETDIIAIDGTPTDCVALALQKILKTVPDLLVSGINNGPNLGDDISYSGTVSAALEGTMHAVPSLAVSMTEKTTDYRYAAAIAAELAKLTLSKGLPENTLLNINIPAEAAIKGVRVTRQGRRMWRNAIQETTDPWGRKLFWIGGGSPYTDSATDTDIHAVKEGYVSVTPIHIDKTNHEGIFQLRDDWQLEKNGLQSG encoded by the coding sequence ATGACCACAATCCTTCTTACCAATGACGATGGTTTCACCAGTGATGGTATACGGGCACTCTTCCAGGCACTGCAACAGATCGGCAGAGTGATGATGGTGGCGCCGGACCGTGATAAATCGGCGGTCTCCCACTCGCTGACCATGCACCGTCCGCTTCGGGTAAAACATATGGAAACCGATATAATCGCCATTGACGGCACCCCTACCGACTGCGTCGCCCTGGCCCTCCAGAAGATTTTGAAAACGGTTCCTGATCTGCTTGTTTCAGGTATCAACAATGGCCCTAATCTGGGTGATGACATCTCCTACTCGGGAACTGTCTCCGCAGCACTTGAAGGCACAATGCATGCCGTGCCTTCGCTGGCCGTCTCCATGACGGAGAAAACCACGGACTACCGTTATGCCGCCGCAATTGCAGCAGAGCTGGCAAAGTTGACTCTCAGCAAAGGACTTCCGGAAAATACCCTTCTCAACATCAACATACCTGCAGAAGCCGCAATCAAGGGCGTACGAGTCACCAGACAGGGAAGGAGGATGTGGCGCAACGCTATCCAGGAAACTACCGATCCCTGGGGGCGCAAACTCTTCTGGATTGGAGGAGGATCTCCCTATACCGATTCAGCCACCGACACAGATATCCATGCCGTCAAGGAGGGATATGTCTCGGTGACGCCGATCCATATCGACAAAACCAATCACGAGGGGATATTTCAGCTGCGGGATGACTGGCAGCTGGAGAAAAACGGCCTGCAGAGCGGCTAG
- a CDS encoding response regulator — MNIKIALADDHNLVRRGLVALLQACPDITVIGEAEDGFAAFDLAKKLAPDILIIDIGMPQLNGINAIELISGHSPEIALIVLTVHSEERYVSSALQAGARGYLLKTCSVDELIRAIHTVYRGHYYLCPEVADLVIHCYKDGISPPDFKRPTSLLTSREREVLQLLAEGMKIPIIAQRLNISAKTVESHRRNIMEKLGLKQQVDLIKYALRQGVVQFDSWITKKKNGS; from the coding sequence ATGAATATCAAAATAGCATTGGCAGATGATCATAATCTTGTACGCAGAGGGCTTGTAGCACTTCTTCAGGCCTGTCCTGATATCACGGTAATTGGTGAGGCTGAAGATGGTTTTGCGGCCTTTGATCTTGCCAAAAAGCTGGCACCTGATATCCTCATAATAGACATTGGCATGCCCCAACTAAATGGCATTAACGCTATCGAATTAATAAGCGGCCATAGTCCGGAAATTGCCCTGATTGTCCTCACAGTGCATAGTGAAGAACGCTATGTGTCCAGTGCCCTTCAAGCAGGCGCAAGGGGATATCTTCTTAAGACATGTTCAGTGGATGAACTCATTAGGGCAATACATACGGTCTACAGAGGTCACTACTACCTTTGCCCAGAAGTCGCTGATCTAGTAATCCATTGTTACAAAGACGGGATATCGCCACCCGATTTCAAGAGACCGACCTCACTGCTTACCTCAAGGGAGCGGGAAGTGCTGCAGCTTTTGGCAGAGGGAATGAAAATACCAATAATCGCCCAGCGCCTTAATATCAGCGCCAAAACAGTCGAATCTCACCGGCGCAACATCATGGAAAAATTAGGCTTGAAGCAGCAGGTTGATCTGATAAAATATGCGCTGCGGCAAGGGGTTGTCCAGTTCGATAGCTGGATAACTAAAAAGAAAAACGGGTCGTGA
- a CDS encoding Hpt domain-containing protein, which produces MKKFPLEVRPSLLPLIPLFLEKMFTEHEKLITAIKSSDVDQLVFLCHANKGAAAIYGCHTLGQMFQDLEDCARLANWEQSISLVKEIDIYLTSLSDNCRCTGIKNKD; this is translated from the coding sequence ATGAAAAAGTTTCCCTTGGAAGTCCGGCCGTCTCTTTTGCCACTCATTCCTTTGTTTCTGGAAAAAATGTTCACTGAGCACGAAAAATTGATAACCGCGATTAAATCAAGTGATGTCGATCAACTGGTTTTTCTTTGCCATGCCAATAAGGGTGCTGCTGCAATTTATGGGTGCCACACACTAGGCCAAATGTTTCAAGATCTGGAGGATTGTGCCCGCCTGGCAAACTGGGAGCAATCAATATCTCTTGTCAAGGAGATAGACATATATCTTACCAGTCTTTCTGATAACTGCCGG
- the ilvC gene encoding ketol-acid reductoisomerase, with amino-acid sequence MENNYFNRLPLRLQLEELSQCRLMEPAEFDGVEALKGKKIVIVGCGAQGLHQGLNLRDSGLDVSYALRQGAITEKRQSWKNATENNFTVGTYEEVIPSADLVINLAPDKQHSDVVSKVMPFMKQGACLSYSHGFNIVEVGMEIRKDLTVIMVAPKSPGTEVREEFKRGFGVPTLLAVHRENDPQEKGWEIAKAYCCGTGGDKAGALQSSFIAEVKSDLMGEQTILCGMLQVGSILCYDKMVEEGIDPGYASKLVQYGWETITESMKHGGITNMMDRLSNPAKIEAFYLAEELKEILTPLFEKHMDDIMSGHFSRTMMKDWANDDADLLRWRKASGETAFEQSVTTDKEISEQEYYDNGILMVAMIKAGVELAYDVMVSAGIKEESAYYESLHETPLIANTIARKKLYEMNVVISDTAEYGNYLFANAAIPLLVDFMKKIDTKVIGKGLDVKDYSVDNLELIEVNEAIRYTSIEAVGEELRSYMSAMKPLM; translated from the coding sequence ATGGAAAACAACTATTTTAACAGACTGCCGCTGCGTCTGCAGCTTGAGGAGCTTTCCCAGTGCCGTTTAATGGAGCCTGCTGAATTTGATGGTGTGGAGGCGTTGAAAGGGAAAAAGATCGTCATTGTCGGTTGTGGAGCGCAGGGTTTGCACCAGGGGTTAAACCTGCGGGATTCTGGCCTTGATGTCTCTTATGCTCTGCGCCAGGGCGCTATAACCGAAAAGAGGCAATCCTGGAAAAATGCGACGGAGAACAATTTTACCGTCGGCACTTATGAGGAAGTTATCCCATCAGCCGATCTGGTCATAAACCTGGCCCCGGACAAACAGCATTCAGACGTGGTTTCCAAGGTTATGCCGTTTATGAAGCAGGGTGCCTGTCTTTCCTATTCGCATGGTTTCAATATAGTCGAGGTCGGCATGGAGATCCGTAAGGATCTGACGGTAATCATGGTCGCGCCGAAATCGCCCGGAACAGAGGTTCGGGAAGAGTTCAAACGTGGTTTCGGCGTACCTACGCTGCTGGCGGTGCATCGCGAGAATGATCCTCAGGAAAAGGGCTGGGAGATTGCCAAGGCCTATTGCTGCGGCACCGGTGGTGACAAGGCCGGGGCATTGCAGTCATCTTTTATAGCTGAGGTTAAGTCCGATCTCATGGGTGAACAGACCATCCTCTGCGGCATGCTCCAGGTCGGCTCCATTCTCTGCTACGACAAAATGGTGGAGGAAGGCATCGATCCGGGATATGCCTCGAAGCTGGTGCAGTATGGCTGGGAAACCATTACCGAATCCATGAAGCATGGCGGCATTACCAATATGATGGACAGACTTTCCAACCCGGCCAAGATAGAGGCATTTTATCTCGCCGAGGAGCTCAAGGAAATTCTGACCCCACTCTTTGAAAAACATATGGACGACATCATGTCAGGTCATTTTTCCAGGACAATGATGAAAGACTGGGCCAACGATGACGCCGATCTGCTCAGGTGGCGCAAGGCCTCCGGTGAAACTGCCTTCGAACAATCCGTAACTACGGATAAGGAAATCAGTGAGCAGGAGTATTATGACAATGGAATCCTTATGGTGGCCATGATCAAAGCCGGGGTCGAACTTGCTTATGATGTCATGGTATCGGCAGGCATCAAGGAAGAGTCCGCGTATTATGAGTCTCTTCATGAAACACCGCTCATTGCCAATACCATTGCCCGGAAAAAACTTTATGAGATGAATGTCGTCATTTCAGATACCGCAGAATATGGGAACTATCTTTTTGCCAATGCCGCTATACCATTGCTCGTCGATTTTATGAAGAAAATCGATACCAAAGTTATCGGCAAAGGGCTTGATGTCAAAGACTACAGTGTGGATAACCTCGAGCTGATCGAGGTAAACGAAGCTATCAGATATACCAGCATCGAGGCCGTGGGCGAGGAGCTGCGTTCATATATGAGCGCCATGAAACCTCTTATGTAG
- the ilvY gene encoding HTH-type transcriptional activator IlvY — translation MNIRDLKLFKHLTGTLHFGQTSQACNITPSGLTRTIQRLENELGKKLFTRNQRTVTLTGSGRIFASYADEVLQSWNKLQNDLNRDGILRGELTLYCSVTAILSILPSILERFRNTHPRVHINLQTGDAAMALGRLESGEADISIAALPDDLPASLTFKKIIETPLIFIAPKDAGKTVAYRNGSIDWQKTPLILAERGLSRSRTEAWFRKKRVVPNVYSQVAGNEAIITLVSMGCGVGIIPELVLLKSPMKEEVKILQISPALQTFSVGVCTTIKNMHNPIVSEFWHNAGNEPEHET, via the coding sequence TTGAATATCAGAGATTTGAAACTGTTTAAGCATTTAACCGGGACACTCCATTTCGGTCAAACCAGTCAGGCCTGCAACATCACTCCTTCAGGACTGACCCGAACCATCCAGCGGCTGGAGAACGAACTCGGCAAGAAGCTTTTCACCAGAAATCAGCGCACCGTCACCCTTACCGGCTCCGGCAGGATCTTTGCTTCCTACGCTGACGAGGTTCTGCAGAGCTGGAACAAACTGCAAAACGATTTGAACCGTGATGGTATACTGCGCGGTGAACTTACTCTATACTGCTCCGTCACCGCAATTCTGAGCATTCTTCCCTCCATTCTGGAGCGATTCAGGAACACTCATCCCCGGGTACACATCAACCTGCAGACAGGCGATGCGGCCATGGCCCTTGGCAGACTCGAAAGCGGAGAGGCCGACATCAGCATTGCCGCTTTACCTGATGATCTTCCTGCGAGCCTGACCTTTAAAAAAATCATCGAGACACCTCTTATCTTTATCGCACCCAAAGATGCCGGCAAAACCGTAGCTTACAGGAACGGCAGCATTGACTGGCAAAAAACCCCTCTTATTTTAGCAGAAAGAGGTCTGAGCAGAAGCCGGACAGAGGCATGGTTTCGCAAGAAGCGGGTGGTACCCAATGTTTATTCCCAGGTTGCCGGAAATGAAGCTATTATTACCCTGGTCAGTATGGGCTGCGGAGTCGGCATCATCCCCGAACTGGTCCTTCTGAAAAGCCCCATGAAGGAGGAGGTCAAAATTCTGCAGATTAGTCCCGCACTGCAGACTTTCTCCGTGGGAGTCTGTACCACAATCAAAAATATGCACAATCCCATCGTCAGTGAATTCTGGCACAATGCAGGGAATGAACCGGAGCATGAAACATGA